In Mixophyes fleayi isolate aMixFle1 chromosome 4, aMixFle1.hap1, whole genome shotgun sequence, the following proteins share a genomic window:
- the NFYB gene encoding nuclear transcription factor Y subunit beta, with the protein MDGDSSTTDTSQLGISADYIGGSHYVIQPHDGDTEDSLNDPDDTNGSKESFREQDIYLPIANVARIMKNAIPQTGKIAKDAKECVQECVSEFISFITSEASERCHQEKRKTINGEDILFAMSTLGFDSYVEPLKLYLQKFREAMKGEKGIGGTVTAADGLGEELTEEAFTSQLPAGLITTDGQQPNVMVYTTSYQQISGVQQIQFS; encoded by the exons ATGGATGGCGATAGCTCTACAACAGATACGTCCCAGTTAGGAATTTCTGCAGACTACATTGGTGGAAGTCATTATGTAATACAACCCCATGATG GAGACACAGAAGACAGTTTAAACGACCCAGATGACACAAATGGCTCTAAGGAAAGTTTCAGAGAACAAGATATTTATCTTCCAATTGCCAACGTGGCAAGGATAATGAAAAATGCCATCCCACAAACAGGAAAA ATAGCAAAAGATGCCAAGGAATGTGTACAGGAATGTGTCAGTGAATTCATAAGCTTTATAACGTCTGAAGCCAGTGAGCGATGTCACCAAGAGAAGAGAAAGACCATCAATGGAGAAGACATTCTGTTTGCTATGTCCACCTTAGGATTTGATAGTTATGTGGAACCATTAAAATTATACCTTCAAAAATTCAGAGAG gcAATGAAAGGAGAAAAGGGAATTGGTGGCACAGTTACAGCAGCCGATGGTCTTGGAGAGGAACTTACGGAGGAAGCCTTCA caagccaaTTACCAGCTGGCTTAATAACTACAGATGGACAGCAACCAAATGTTATGGTTTATACAACCTCCTATCAACAG ATATCCGGTGTTCAACAAATCCAGTTTTCCTGA